One stretch of Meriones unguiculatus strain TT.TT164.6M chromosome 7, Bangor_MerUng_6.1, whole genome shotgun sequence DNA includes these proteins:
- the Hap1 gene encoding huntingtin-associated protein 1 isoform X7, with translation MRPKEQVQSGVGDGTGSGDPATGAPTTQPAAGPAPESSAEPKLAFAQGTGSGPKSGSRTKTGSSCRSVVVGNSDVPWTRYVFQGPYGPRASGLGTGKAEGIWKTPAAYIGRRPGVSGPERAAFIRELQEALCPNPPPTKKITEDDVKVMLYLLEEKERDLSTAARIGQSLVKQNSVLMEENDKLEAMLGSAREEILHLRKQVNLRDDLLQLYSDSDDEDEEEEGEEEEEGEEEEHGLRDGDAQHDHPYGAPRRPPKAAPLHHCPQLEALQRKLRLLEEENDQLREEASHLDNLEDEEQMLILECVEQFSEASQQMAELSEVLVLRLEGYEQQQKEITQLQAEIAKLQQRCRSYGAQTEKLQQQLASEKGVHSESRRAGSHMCEHQEDRKIQHQRCSSMLAGSASHCGYSVPLDPLPGFPATLAQELRTSLRKFITDPAYFIEREEREQEQGVMPPPSPPHALKPPEDFEAPEELVPEEELGAIEEVGTAEEELSEEAEQASEETEAWEEVEPEVDEATRMNVVVSALEASGLGPAHLDMKYVLQQLSNWQDAHSKWQRKQKAGPKDSPTLQKTNMVGAGSWHRSPGLVPTQDAQRLEEDRATHSPSAREEDGPSGAT, from the exons ATGCGCCCGAAGGAGCAGGTGCAGAGCGGTGTGGGGGACGGAACAGGATCGGGGGACCCAGCCACAGGCGCCCCCACGACCCAGCCCGCAGCCGGTCCCGCTCCGGAGTCCTCGGCGGAGCCCAAACTTGCTTTCGCGCAAGGAACCGGCTCCGGACCGAAATCAGGTTCCCGAACCAAGACAGGAAGCTCTTGTAGGTCCGTGGTCGTCGGCAATTCGGACGTGCCATGGACCCGCTACGTATTCCAAGGGCCTTACGGTCCCCGGGCCAGTGGCCTGGGTACTGGAAAGGCGGAGGGGATCTGGAAGACACCAGCCGCGTACATCGGCCGGAGGCCTGGCGTGTCCGGTCCCGAGCGCGCAGCGTTTATTCGAGAGCTGCAGGAAG CGCTGTGTCCTAACCCACCTCCCACGAAGAAGATCACTGAAGATGATGTCAAGGTGATGCTGTATTTGCTGGAAGAG AAAGAACGGGACCTGAGCACAGCTGCTCGGATCGGCCAGTCCCTGGTGAAACAGAATAGTGTTTTGATGGAGGAGAATGACAAGCTGGAAGCCATGTTGGGCTCAGCCAGAGAGGAG aTTTTACATCTCCGGAAGCAGGTGAACCTGCGGGACGACCTCCTTCAGCTCTACTCGGACTCTGATGATGAGgacgaggaggaagagggagaagaagaggaagagggggaagaggaggaacacGGACTGCGGGATGGAGATGCGCAGCACGACCATCCCTATGGCGCCCCCAGGCG GCCCCCTAAGGCGGCGCCACTGCACCACTGCCCACAGCTGGAAGCCCTGCAGCGGAAGCTGAGGCTGCTCGAGGAAGAGAACGATCAGCTTCGAGAGGAG GCCTCCCACCTTGACAACCTGGAAGATGAGGAGCAGATGCTCATTCTGGAATGTGTGGAGCAGTTTT CTGAAGCCAGCCAGCAGATGGCAGAGCTGTCTGAGGTACTGGTGCTGAGGCTGGAAGGCTATGAACAGCAGCAGAAGGAGATCACTCAGCTGCAGGCCGAGATTGCCAAGCTACAGCAGCGCTGTCGATCC TACGGGGCCCAGACGGAgaaactgcagcagcagctggcCTCAGAGAAGGGAGTCCACTCAGAG AGCCGACGAGCGGGTTCCCACATGTGTGAGCACCAGGAGGATAGGAAGATCCAGCACCAGCGTTGTTCTTCCATGCTTGCGGGTTCTGCCAGCCATTGTGGATACAGCGTGCCTCTG GACCCACTTCCAGGTTTCCCAGCGACGCTGGCTCAGGAGCTGCGAACATCTCTGAGGAAGTTTATCACTGACCCCGCGTATTTCATAGAGAG GGAGGAGCGAGAGCAGGAGCAGGGGGTGATGCCGCCTCCCTCACCGCCACACGCTCTCAAGCCACCTGAAGATTTCGAGGCTCCGGAGGAGCTGGTTCCTGAGGAGGAGCTGGGGGCCATAGAAGAGGTGGGCACGGCTGAGGAAGAGCTCTCAGAAGAGGCAGAGCAGGCATCTGAGGAGACTGAGGCCTGGGAGGAGGTGGAACCGGAGGTGGATGAGGCCACAAGGATGAATGTGGTGGTCTCTGCCCTGGAAGCCAGTGGTCTGGGCCCTGCACACCTGGACATGAAGTATGTCCTCCAGCAACTGTCCAACTGGCAGGATGCCCATTCTAAGTGGCAGCGGAAGCAGAAGGCGGGCCCCAAAG ACTCCCCAACCCTACAGAAAACAAACATGGTGGGGGCAGGATCTTGGCATAGAAGCCCTGGACTGGTGCCAACCCAGGATGctcagaggctggaggaggacaGGGCCACTCACTCGCCCAGTGCCAGGGAGGAAGATGGGCCTTCTGGGGCCACCTAG